The DNA window AATGATGCAGGTATCTATGGTGCTGCATATTTAGCTATGCAATCAGTAAAATAGGAGAGTGAAAAAATATGGGTACCAGTAGTTCCATTTTACCCCAGATTATTTTAATAATAGTATTGATATTTGTTAATGCATTTTTCTCGGCAAGTGAAATGGCAATAGTCTCGGTTAATAAAAATAGACTTAAAATTTTAATAGAAGAAGGAAATGAAAAAGCCAAGAAATTAGATAAGTTAATGGAAGACCCATCTAAATTGTTATCAACTATACAAATAGGTATAACTTTAGCAGGATTCTTAGCTTCAGCATCAGCAGCTGTTGCTATATCAGATCCTTTTAAACAGCTTTTAATGATGATGAATGTACCTTATTATAGTCAGTTATCACTGCTTATAGTAACTATGTTACTTTCATATTTATCTTTAGTTTTCGGTGAACTAATTCCTAAACAGATTGCATTATTAAATTCAGAAAAAATAGCGCTTGCTAATATAAATATAATAATGTTTGTTTACAGAGTATTTATTCCTTTTATTAAAATACTTACTTTTTCAACTAATATAGTATTAGCTATATTTAATATTAAGGAAAAAAGTGATTTAGAAACAGTTTCAAAAGAAGAAATAAAATTAATGGTAAATGATAGTGAAATAAAAGATTCAGAAAGAGAAATGATAGAAAAAATAATGGATTTTGATGATAAGGTTGCAAGAGAAATAATGATACCAAGAACATCAATGTTTGCTTTAGATGTTAACTCTGATATTAAAGATATTTTTGAATCTGAAAATATAATAAGATATTCAAGAATACCTGTATATTTTGAAGATTTAGATAATATTGTAGGTATATTACATACTAAAAGTTTACTTAAAAGAGCTTATGAAATTGGATTTGATGATATAGATATTAAATCTCTTCTACAAGAAGCATATTTTGTTCCTGAAACTAAAAAAATACAGTCTTTATTTATTGAAATGAAAAATTTGAAAAAACATATTGCAATATTAATAGATGAATATGGTGGGGTTTCAGGAATTGTAACACTTGAGGATCTTTTAGAAGAAATAGTGGGTAATATTAATGATGAATATGATATGGAAAATGATGATATTCAAAAATTATCTAAAAATAAGTATTTAGTAAATGCAGCTATAAGTATAAATGATTTAAATGATGCTTTAAATATAGAGATGGTTTCTAATCATTATGATTCATTAAATGGTATAATCATAGAAAAATTAGGATATATACCTATAGATAATAATAAAATCAAGGATTTAATTATAGGTAATTTAAAAATAAAAGTTGTTAAAGTTAAAAATAAAAGAATAGAAAAAGTTATTCTTGAAATTATGGAAGAGGAGAAAAATGAAATATAAATTAATAGCTACTGATATGGATGGAACTTTATTAAATTCTGAAGTTAAAGTATCAGAAAATAATATTAGATCTATAATAGATGCACAGAAAAAAGGAATAACTTTTGTACTTGCAAGTGGAAGACCTTCATTTGCTATGCATGATATAGCTAAGACATTAGAAATGGAAAAATTTGGAGGATATATAGTATCTTTCAATGGTGGAGAAGTAATAAACTGTAAAACTAATGAAAGAATATTTAATAAAGGATTAACTAAAGAAGAAATTATTGCAATGTATAACTATGCACAAGAAAATAAGATATCTTTTTTAACATATAATGATGATATTCTTTATACAAATAGTATTGATGAATATACTAAAGTTGAAGCAGGGTTTACATTTGGGAAATTAATTATTATAGAAGATATAGAAAAACTTGATTTCACAAAAACAACTAAATGTATGTTATTATCATATCCAGATAATTTAATTAAACATGAAGAAATTTTAAAAAGTAGTAAATATGTAGAAAAATTAAATTTTGCAAGATCTATGCCTATATTTTTAGAAGTAACTAACAAGGATGTAGATAAAGGTAAAACTATGGCTGAATTAATTAAACTATTAAATATTGATAAATCAGAATTTATAGCAGCTGGAGATAGCTATAACGATATTCCTCTATTAGAAGCAGCTGGATTAAAAGTAGCACCAAGTAATGCTAAAGATGAAATAAAAGAAATGGTAGATTATGTTGGTGTTAGCAATAATGAAGGTATAATAGCAGATTTAATAGAAAAATATGTAGATTAATGTTTACAAGTATTTTAAAATATGTTAATATTAAAGAAATGCGATAAAATAAAAGTGTGGAGGACAATATGAGAAGAATTATTGTAGCAGGAAACTGGAAAATGAACAAAACTAGAAAAGAAACTGAAGATTTCTTTAAAGCATTAAAACCTTTAGTAGAAGGTAAAGATAAAGTTGAAATGGTAATAGGAGTTCCATTTACAAATTTAGAAACTGCAGTAAGAGAAGCAGGAAATGTTAAAATTGCAGCACAAAATATGAATCCTAAAGAAAGCGGAGCATATACTGGAGAAATTTCACCATTAATGCTTAAAGATTTAGGTGTAGAATATGTAATTTTAGGACATTCAGAAAGAAGAGAATACTACAAAGAAAGTAATGAATTTATAAACGAAAAAGTTAAATCAGCTTTAAGTCATGATTTAAAACCTATCTTATGTTTCGGAGAAACTTTAGAACAAAGAGAAGGAAATATAACTGAAAAAGTTGTTGAAGAACAAATAAGAGAAGGATTAAAAGATATAACTAAAGAACAAATGGCAAATGTAGTACTTGCATATGAACCAGTATGGGCTATAGGAACAGGTAAAACAGCTACTTCACTTCAAGCACAAGAAGTTCATGCATTTATTAGAAACTTATTAACTGATATGTTTGGAAAAGAAGTTGCTGAAAATGTAACTGTTCAATATGGTGGATCAATGAAACCTGAAAATGCATTAGAATTAATGTCACAAACAGATATAGATGGTGGATTAATCGGTGGAGCAGCACTTGATCCAAGTAGTTTTGCTAAGTTAGTTGAAGCAGGAATACAAGCACTATAAGGGAGGGAAAATGTTACAAAATTTATTAGTTGCAATACTTTTCATATTAGCTGTAGTTTTAATAACAGTAATTTTATTGCAACCAGATAGAAGTAGAGCAATAGCTAAAACAGCAAATGTTTTAGATCAAGAAAAAGAAGGAATAGAAAAATTTACAGAATATACTGCATTTTTATTCTTAGCTGTCGCAGTTTTATATAATATTCTTAGATAAAATTATATAAAAATCACATAAAATTATTATTTTTAGGGCATTTGGGCTTGACAAACTAAGAAAAAAGAGTATAATTATATTGATTAACATTAAGGAGGAAATTTATGTCTAAAAAACAATTTGTTGAAGAATATTCAAAATTAACTGGGGAAACTAAAAAAAGATCTGAAGAATTAGTTAACGCTTTCTTAGAAGCAGTAGAAAACACTGTTATGAGTGGAAATGATGTTCAATTCGTTGGATGGGGATCATTCAAAGTTCAAGAAAGAGAAGCAAGAGAAGGAATCAACCCTAGAACTAAAACAAAAATTAAAATACCTGCAAAGAAAGTTTTAAAATTCAAAGTTGGTAAAAAATTATCTGATAAAATTTCAAAAGCTAAATAAATTTTAAATATATAAATATGAGTGGAGTATGATCTACTCATATTTTTTTATGCAATAAATTTGCAAACAAACTATTGTAAACACATTAATGCAAACGGTTAAATTAAGTTGACAAATTTCACTAAATGTATTAGAATAGACATAGATACCAAATATGGAGGTTATAATGGATAAAGAAATTTTAAAGGAGAAAATATTACTTTCTTTAAGAAGACAATATAGTAAAACTTTAGAAGAAGCTAAAGAATATGAAATTTATTATGCAGTTGCACGTGCAACAATGGATGAGATAACAGAACAATGGTACAATACTAAAAAAACTCGTGCTAAAGATAAAGTTAAACAAATGTATTATTTATCTGCTGAATTTTTAATGGGAAGATATATGAGTAATAACTTAATTAACTTAGGGTACAATGAAGTTATGAAAGAAGTTCTTGAAGAATTAGGAGTAGATATTAATAAATTAGAAGATTGTGAAATGGATGCTGGACTTGGAAACGGAGGTCTTGGAAGACTAGCAGCTTGTTTCTTAGATTCACTTGCAACACTTGGATTACCAGGACATGGATATGGTTTAAGATATAAATATGGAATGTTTGAGCAAAAAATAGAAAATGGATTCCAAGTAGAATATCCTGATAATTGGCAGCAATATGGTACACCATGGAGTATTAAAAGAATAGACAGAGTATTTGAAGTTAAATTCGGTGGAGAAATTGAAATACATAAAGATGAAGTAGGGAAAGAATACTTTAAGAGAGTTAATACTGAAAATGTTCTAGCTGTAGCTTATGATGTTCCAGTTATTGGTTATGGTAATGGGGTTATAAACACTCTAAGATTATGGGAAGCTCAATCACCAGAAGGATTTGACTTACAATTATTTAATTCTCAAAATTATGTAAGAGCATCAGAAAAAGAAATTAGAGCTAAAGATATATCAAGAGTTCTATATCCAAATGATACTGAAAGAGAAGGGAAAATATTAAGACTTAAACAACAATTCTTCTTTACATCAGCATCATTACAAGATATTATAAGAAGACATAAATCAATGTTTGGTAATAATTTCTCTATATTACCTGAAAAAGTTGCTATACAATTAAATGATACACATCCAGTAGTAGCTATTCCGGAATTAATGAGAATCTTATTAGATCAAGAGAAATTAAGTTGGGATGAAGCGTGGGATATATGTACTAAAGTATTTGCATATACTAACCATACTATTTTATCAGAAGCATTAGAAAAATGGGAAATAAATATATTTAGACCATTATTACCAAGAATCTATCAAATAATTGAAGAAATAAATAGAAGATTTTTAAATGAGTTATCACAAAAATGTGGAGATGATTCTGAAAAAATTAAGAGAATGAGTATAATTGGTGATGACAAAGTTAAGATGGCATGGCTTGCAATAGTTGGTTCTCATGCTGTAAATGGAGTTGCAGCCCTACATACTGAAATCTTAAAACATCAAGAATTAAAAGATTGGTATGAAATATACCCTGAAAAATTCCAAAATAAAACTAATGGAGTTACTCAAAGAAGATGGTTATTAAAAGCTAACCCAGAACTTGCAGAATTAATAACTGAATTAATTGGTGATAAATGGATAACTGATTTATCTGAATTAAAGAAATTAGAAGCATATATAGATGATGAAAATGTATTATCTAGATTATCTGATATAAAGAAAGATAATAAAATTAAATTGGCTAAATATATTAAAGAAAATACAGGTATAGAAGTTGATGTTAATTCTATATTTGATATTCAAGTTAAAAGATTACATGAATACAAACGTCAATTATTAAATGTGTTACATATAATGGATTTATATAATAAAGTAAAAGCAAATCCTCTATTAGACATTACTCCTAGAACCTTTATATTCGGTGCAAAAGCAGCATCAGGATATAGAAGAGCTAAAGGAATAATAAAATTAATAAATACAGTTGCAGAAGTTATTAATAATGATACAAGTATTAATAATAAAATAAAAGTAGTATTCTTAGAAAATTATAGAGTATCACTTGCAGAAAAAATATTCCCAGCAGCTGATATTTCAGAACAAATATCAACAGCAGGAAAAGAAGCTTCAGGAACTGGTAATATGAAATTTATGATAAATGGAGCTTTAACTTTAGGAACTATGGATGGAGCTAATGTTGAAATAGTTGAAGAAGTTGGACTTGAAAATGCATATATATTCGGTTTAGAAGCTGATGAAGTTTCAAGACTTGAAGGATATGGTAAATATGATCCAAGACAAGACTATGAAGTTGTAGAAGGACTTAAAGAAGTAATGGAGCAATTAATAGATGGAACTTATGATGATGCTCATACTGGAATATTTAGAGAATTATACAATTCATTATTAAATGGAGTAGAAGGTAATAGACCAGATGTTTACTTTGTATTAAAAGACTTTGCTGATTATAGAAAAGCTCAAGAAAAGATAAGTAAAGATTATAAAGATCAAAAATCTTGGATAAGAAAATCACTAATTAATATAGCAAATGGTGGAAAATTCAGCTCTGATAGAACTATATTAGATTATGCTGAAAATATTTGGGATATTAAACAAAACTTACCAAGAAACTATATAAAAGAATAGCTATTTATAAGGATTAGTGCATAATATTATTTATGCACTAATTTTTTATTTTTATTTTCAAAACGTTTGTTTTTTATTATATATTTAAATGAACATTTTATTTATTATAGAATAAATATTGACTAGAAAATATT is part of the Pseudostreptobacillus hongkongensis genome and encodes:
- a CDS encoding hemolysin family protein, giving the protein MGTSSSILPQIILIIVLIFVNAFFSASEMAIVSVNKNRLKILIEEGNEKAKKLDKLMEDPSKLLSTIQIGITLAGFLASASAAVAISDPFKQLLMMMNVPYYSQLSLLIVTMLLSYLSLVFGELIPKQIALLNSEKIALANINIIMFVYRVFIPFIKILTFSTNIVLAIFNIKEKSDLETVSKEEIKLMVNDSEIKDSEREMIEKIMDFDDKVAREIMIPRTSMFALDVNSDIKDIFESENIIRYSRIPVYFEDLDNIVGILHTKSLLKRAYEIGFDDIDIKSLLQEAYFVPETKKIQSLFIEMKNLKKHIAILIDEYGGVSGIVTLEDLLEEIVGNINDEYDMENDDIQKLSKNKYLVNAAISINDLNDALNIEMVSNHYDSLNGIIIEKLGYIPIDNNKIKDLIIGNLKIKVVKVKNKRIEKVILEIMEEEKNEI
- a CDS encoding Cof-type HAD-IIB family hydrolase; translated protein: MKYKLIATDMDGTLLNSEVKVSENNIRSIIDAQKKGITFVLASGRPSFAMHDIAKTLEMEKFGGYIVSFNGGEVINCKTNERIFNKGLTKEEIIAMYNYAQENKISFLTYNDDILYTNSIDEYTKVEAGFTFGKLIIIEDIEKLDFTKTTKCMLLSYPDNLIKHEEILKSSKYVEKLNFARSMPIFLEVTNKDVDKGKTMAELIKLLNIDKSEFIAAGDSYNDIPLLEAAGLKVAPSNAKDEIKEMVDYVGVSNNEGIIADLIEKYVD
- the tpiA gene encoding triose-phosphate isomerase; protein product: MRRIIVAGNWKMNKTRKETEDFFKALKPLVEGKDKVEMVIGVPFTNLETAVREAGNVKIAAQNMNPKESGAYTGEISPLMLKDLGVEYVILGHSERREYYKESNEFINEKVKSALSHDLKPILCFGETLEQREGNITEKVVEEQIREGLKDITKEQMANVVLAYEPVWAIGTGKTATSLQAQEVHAFIRNLLTDMFGKEVAENVTVQYGGSMKPENALELMSQTDIDGGLIGGAALDPSSFAKLVEAGIQAL
- a CDS encoding preprotein translocase subunit SecG — translated: MLQNLLVAILFILAVVLITVILLQPDRSRAIAKTANVLDQEKEGIEKFTEYTAFLFLAVAVLYNILR
- a CDS encoding HU family DNA-binding protein yields the protein MSKKQFVEEYSKLTGETKKRSEELVNAFLEAVENTVMSGNDVQFVGWGSFKVQEREAREGINPRTKTKIKIPAKKVLKFKVGKKLSDKISKAK
- a CDS encoding glycogen/starch/alpha-glucan phosphorylase, whose protein sequence is MDKEILKEKILLSLRRQYSKTLEEAKEYEIYYAVARATMDEITEQWYNTKKTRAKDKVKQMYYLSAEFLMGRYMSNNLINLGYNEVMKEVLEELGVDINKLEDCEMDAGLGNGGLGRLAACFLDSLATLGLPGHGYGLRYKYGMFEQKIENGFQVEYPDNWQQYGTPWSIKRIDRVFEVKFGGEIEIHKDEVGKEYFKRVNTENVLAVAYDVPVIGYGNGVINTLRLWEAQSPEGFDLQLFNSQNYVRASEKEIRAKDISRVLYPNDTEREGKILRLKQQFFFTSASLQDIIRRHKSMFGNNFSILPEKVAIQLNDTHPVVAIPELMRILLDQEKLSWDEAWDICTKVFAYTNHTILSEALEKWEINIFRPLLPRIYQIIEEINRRFLNELSQKCGDDSEKIKRMSIIGDDKVKMAWLAIVGSHAVNGVAALHTEILKHQELKDWYEIYPEKFQNKTNGVTQRRWLLKANPELAELITELIGDKWITDLSELKKLEAYIDDENVLSRLSDIKKDNKIKLAKYIKENTGIEVDVNSIFDIQVKRLHEYKRQLLNVLHIMDLYNKVKANPLLDITPRTFIFGAKAASGYRRAKGIIKLINTVAEVINNDTSINNKIKVVFLENYRVSLAEKIFPAADISEQISTAGKEASGTGNMKFMINGALTLGTMDGANVEIVEEVGLENAYIFGLEADEVSRLEGYGKYDPRQDYEVVEGLKEVMEQLIDGTYDDAHTGIFRELYNSLLNGVEGNRPDVYFVLKDFADYRKAQEKISKDYKDQKSWIRKSLINIANGGKFSSDRTILDYAENIWDIKQNLPRNYIKE